AGACGCTTTCTGTTCTTGAAGATTATTTAGCTTCGTTTGAAGGATGTGTACTTATTGTCACGCACGACCGTTTTTTTATGGACAGGGTTGCAGACCACATTTGGGCATTTGAAGGTGATGGCAAAATCAGTGTCCTGAATGGTAATTACTATGACTACAGACAAAAACTTAAGGAGCAAAAGAGAGAGCAGAAAAAAGAAGCAACTGTGGTAAAAGTAAAACCGGAAGAAACAGTATCCGGCAAAAAACGCAAACTGTCATTCAAAGAAAAACAGGAGTATGAAAAGCTAGAGAATGAAATTATGCTGCTTGAAGAGGAAAAGTCTATGTTGGAACAACAGTTGGGCGAATCAGATCTTACCCATGAAAAATTAACGGAAGTGAGCAACCGCTTTCAACAAGTGATTCATGAAATTGATGAAAAGACGATGCGCTGGATGGAGCTTGCAGAGCATCATTGATTCATTCATTGGCAAGGTTTTGATAATATAAATCCATGCTGATAGCCTTTGTAATGATTCCAGATAAGATAGTTTTTAATTTTAGTTTCTGTCTTACGTAAATAGAAATGATCCGGCAAAACAGCATCGCTTGTCGCAATCTGACCAATGAGCCAAAGTGTAAGTGCTGAAACGGTTGGAAACTCACCGAAAAAATGTTTGTATCTGATGACTGTTGATTTATCAAATACATTTTCAACTGCTTGATGCAATGCTTCATTTCTTACATCACCATTGTGACCTGACAACAACATAGTCTCCGAAAGATTTAAAGCATGTTTATCACAAAACTGCTTTATTCCTGATTGTACTGAATCTACATCGGTGCTGTGCATGGTATTGACATCAACAATTTCAAACAATGCATTTTGTGGCCGTTTACTTAAACAAAACACTGCACAACCTTCTCCTGCAATACTTCCTTCTGTTTTGGATTCATACAAACCGTTAGCAGGGATTTCAGTTTTATACCATCCACCCAGGCGTTCTATATTATAGTTGTAATCAGAAATTTCATCAATTCCCCCAAGCAATAAAGAAGCATTTTTGTTTTCATCTAAATACATAAATGCATCGAGCAAAGCATTTTCAAATGCATTGCCACGGTGAACATGTGTAATATTGTAACCGCGACATTGAAGGTTCATTCCAATGGTTGATGCAATGGCATTGGGTGTACTTTGAACAAAATTTGTTGGTGTCAATGTGCCCTCATCATACTGTACAATCTGATTCAGAAAACGAATACAGTCTTCCATGCCACCATTTGCAGTACCTATTATTATTCCGTTTACAGGGTTGCTTTTCAATTCAAGCTGACTCACTGCACCACAGGTCATCCTAATGGCCTTTCCCATTCTTCGCAAAACGGCAGGCGCTATCATGCTATAAACAGGCTCTCTTGCCATTAACTTTTCTGACCGCAAGCTAAAGTCTGAAAGATCAGTTTCACCAAAAGTATTTCTGGCACTGATGCATGCTGAAGATTTAACGTAAATTCCCATGATTTTTCAAAAAGCAAGATTAAGAAATTTGGCTTCACTGAAAAGCACTTCTGCAAGCAAATTATTAATTAACAATTTTGTTGTTATAAGCTTCCTAAAACTTTCATAATCTACAAGCACATATATGCAACGAAACTGTATTTTTGGCAGTCTTTATTTCAGCATTGCTGCTTTAAACCATTATGTATTCACTATTAAAAAAAGAGATAAATAGTTTTCTGAACTCACTTATAGGATATATTTCTATAGCTGTTTTTTTAATTGTGATTGGATTATTTCTGTGGGTGTTTCCGGGCAATGACCTGAATATTGCAGAAAGTGGTTATGCTGCCGTAGATAGTTTGTTCAACATTACTCCATGGGTTTATATGTTTTTGATTCCTGCCATAACCATGCGCATGTTTTCGGAAGAAAAACGTACAGGTACTTTGGAGATATTGCTTACCAAACCATTAACAGAATTTCAGATTGTATTGGCAAAATATTTATCAGGATTGGTATTGGTCATATTTTCATTGATACCAACATTGGTTTATGTTTTTACAGTATATCAGTATGCTGCACCTTTAGGAAATATTGATTTGGGAGGAATTGCAGGCAGTTATATTGGACTATTTTTTCTGGCATCAGGATTTGTTGCCATTGGTGTTTTTGCTTCTTCATTAGCCGACAATCAATTGGTGGCATTTATCATTGCCATGTTTTTATGTCTGCTATGTTACTCAGGATTTCAGTCTGTTGCAACCATTCTCTCAACAGGTGTTGTTGCAAACTTGATTGATCAACTTGGCATTGTTGCACATTACAATTCAATGAGCAGGGGTGTAATTGACTCGCGCGATGTAATTTATTTTATCAGCCTTACAGCATTGTTTTTAGTGTTTACCCGTTTGAAACTTGAAAGCAGAAAGTGGTGATATGAAGAAGAAAAGTAGTGCCAATCTTTATCAGTTTTTACTTTTACTTTTAGTAATTATTAGCCTTAATGCAGCAGGTAAATTTTTATTTTGGCGCTATGACCTCACCACTGAGAAACGTTTTACCCTTTCATCCACCACAAAAGAAAAGCTAAAACAGCTTAAAGACATTGTGTATATTAAAGTTTATCTGACAGGTGACTTACCTGCAGGTTTTCAAAGACTGAGTTCTGCAACACGCGACATGCTGATGGAAATGAAAAGTTATGCGGGCTCAAATCTTGAGTTTGATTTTATTGACCCATCAGCATTAACAGACAGCAAGCAGCGCAATGAACTTTACAATCAACTTGCAGACAAAGGACTTCAACCCACCAATATCTCTGAACGAAGTGCTGAAGGTACATCTGAAAGAATTTTATTTCCGGGAGCAATACTTAACTATCTGTCAAAAGAACAACCTTTGTTACTTTTAAAAGACAGAATGGGTGCTTCGGCAGAAGAGATGGTAAACACGTCTATTCAGAATCTGGAATATGAGATTATCAACGCCATTTCTAAAATTTCTGCCAAAAGACCTGCCACCATTGGTATTTTACATGGTCAGGGTGAATTAGACAAACCGTATTTGGCCGATTTCTATAAATCTGTTTCAGCCTCCTACCCTACACATTATTTGCAAATCAAAAATCAGCTTAATGCCTTAAAAGATTATGATTGCCTGGTGATAGCAAAACCAGATTCTGCATTTGATGAAAAAGATAAATTTATCATAGATCAGTTTATTATGCGTGGTGGCAAGGTGCTTTGGCTGCTCGATATGATGAATGCCGATATGGATAGTTTGGCAAGAAAAAATGAATTCATCGCTATTCCAAAAGAGTTGAATCTTGATGACATGTTGTTTCGTTATGGTGTTAGGTTGAATAAAGATTTGGTGATGGATTTACAGGCAGTGCCTATCCCTATTTTAACAGGTTATGTAGGCAACCGTCCGCAGAATTCTATGTTACCCTGGTTTTATTATCCACTTGTGACACCAACCTCCAAGCATCCTATTGTCAATAATCTTAATGCCATACGTTTTGCATTTGCCGGAAGTATTGACACCATTGTTTCGGCACACATAAAAAAAACTATTTTGTTGCAAAGTTCTCACTATTGTAAAACTGTTCAATCACCGGCAGTAGTAAGTCTAAATATCCTGCGTAAGGAACCCGATGAAAAAGATTATAGCAACCCACCTGCAAATCTTGCCGTATTGCTGGAAGGCTCTTTTCGCTCTAATTATGCAAACCGGATTCCATATCAGATTGCTACAGACAGTACTATAGGTTTCAAATCAGATGGTCAAACTACAAGCATGATTGTAATTGCCGATGGTGATGTTATTCGTAATGATTATAAACGGAGCAGCAACACGGTTTATCCACTTGGTTTAGATCGTTATACAGGGCAGTTTTATGGAAACAAAAATCTATTGCTAAACTGTATTGATTATTTATGTGACAATTCGGGGTTGATGACTCTTAGAGCAAAAGAATTTAAACTCCGCCTGTTAGATAAAACACGATTTGACCCTGATAAAAAAATGCTGCAGATAGTAAATGTTGCATTACCTGTTATTTTAATAATTCTTTTCGCAATGATTAAGTTGTTTTTGCGGAAAAAGAAATTCTCCTGATAAAATAATGAATAAAAACCGAATTTTACTTCTATTGGTTATGTTGTTACTTTCTGTAACCGGATATTATTATTTCAACAGCAGCAATAGCACTATTAAAAAAGAACTGCGAGATTTTGCTGTTGCCGATACAGCTTCAATTGATAAAATGTTTCTTGCTGATAAAAAAGGTAACAAAGCATTGCTTGAAAGAAAAAGTCCTGCACTTTGGACAATTAATGGTAAATATCCAGCGCGACAGGATGCAATTAACTTTTTACTAAAAACCATAAAACAAATTGAAGTAAGAAGCCCTGTAGGCAAAGCAGCCTTGCAAAACGTACTGAAAGAGTTGAGCAGCACAGGTACAAAAATTGAGATTTTCAGCAAAGGAGATAAAATTAAAACCTATTACGTTGGCGGGCCAACACAAGATATGCTAGGCACCTTTATGTACATTGAAAATTCTGCAGTACCATTTGTAATACATATTCCGGGCTTTAATGGCTACCTTACAACACGCTATTTTGCCAGTGCCGATGAATGGCGGAGTCGTATTATTTTTCAATATGGTGAGGGGCAGATAGCATCTGTAAGAGTCCAGAATAATCAACATCCTGAAGAATCGTTCAGCGTAAAAAAAGATGATGATCATTATGTTTACTATTCAAGTTTGACTGCAACAGTGCCATCAGAAATTTTTCAATCTCAGTTAGTTGCATACTTAGCCAAGTACCAACTTATAGGTTTTGAACGCCCAACCTACAATCTTGATGTTGCCTATCGTGATTCGTTATTAAAAACACAACCCATAAGAATATTGGAAGTTGAAGGTGTTGATGGGAAAAAAGACAAGATTGAAATGTACCTGAAGCCGGTTGACACAGGAACTATGACAAGTGTTGATGAGAGAACAGGGCTTTTGCGTGAATTTGATCCCGACAGAATGTATGCCTCATGGAATAACGACACCAATTTGGTAGTGGTTCAGTATCATGTATTTGACAAATTGTTTAGTAAACCCGACAGAATCAAGGGATTCGGTAGTCTTTAATTTTTCTTTAATTTAGCCTTCACAAAGTTCCATCTGATTATATTTGCCTCCTAACTTTTAATATTTATGAAACTAATTGTTTCCAGCCTTGTACTTCAAAAACATTTACAATCTATTAGTGGGGTTTTAGCCACCAACTCTCCCCTGCCGATTTTAGACAATTTTCTGTTTGCCGTGAATGGCACCGAACTCACCTTGTCGGCTTCTGACCTTGAAACAACTATAACCACAAGACTTAAGGTTGAATCTAAAGACAAAGGGATAATTGCCATACCCGGAAAAATTCTGCTCGACATCTTAAAGACTTTTAATGAGCAGCCTCTTACTTTCACCATCAATGAAAAAAATCATACTGTTGAAATTAGCTCCGATTATGGAAAATATAAACTCAATGGTCAGAATGGCGAAGACTTTCCACGCATACCTATTCTAGAAAAAAGCAACCATATCGAATTGCCATCATCAGTTTTGCATGAGGCAATTAATAAGACCATTTTCGCCACCGGCAATGATGATTTACGACCTGTTATGTCAGGTGTGTTTTGTCAGCTTTCTCAGGACAGCACCATTTTTGTGGCAACAGATGCACATCGTTTGGTGCGCTATCGCAGAACAGATATTAAGTCAAAAGAAGCCGGTTCATTTATTTTACCTAAAAAGCCGCTTAACCTGCTAAAAAACATTTTACCTCAGGAAGAAACACGTGTAAAAGTTGACTATAACGAGGCAAATGCTTTTTTCAGCTTCGACAACTATGATTTGATTTGTCGTTTAATTGATGGTCGTTATCCAAACTACGAAGCAGTAATTCCGGTTGACAATCCAAATGTTTTAACGGTTGACAGAGTAGCATTTTTGAATTCCATAAAACGTGTTTCTATATTTTCTAACAAAACTACCTATCAGGTAAAACTTGCAATCAAAGGAAGTGAATTGGCAATTTCTGCTGAAGATGTAGATTATGCTAACGAAGCCAACGAGCGTTTAACTTGCTCTTATGATGGTGCTGATATGGACATTGCATTTAATGCACGCTTTCTTGCTGATATAGTTTCTAATCTTGACACAGAAGAGATTCATCTGCACATGTCATTGTCAAACCGTGCTGGGCTGTTGACTCCCGGAAAAGATCACACCAATGCAGCAGAGGATATTCTGATGCTCATTATGCCTGTTATGATTGGCTGATAAATTTTTTGCCGATTTTTATTGTTAAATATGTAAATTTTTATGTGTTACAATATAGCAATAATGGAAACCCGGCAACAAAAATATGCCGAACGTTATAAAGATGTTATTGGGGCAACTTTCAGTTTTGAAACAGCTCAACCAGAACTGCCGCTTTACTACTTTGTCAGCGGATTTGCACATCCGTTTTTGCCAATAGTCAGGTATGATGGGCTTTTTTTGTTTGAGTGGGGACTCATTCCTTCATGGATAAAAGACACTAAAAGCGCTTCTGAAATAAAAACAAAAACACTGAATGCCGTTGGCGAAACGGTTTTTGAAAAGCCTTCTTTCAGAAAAAGTATTGCCAAACAAAGATGCCTGTTAGCTGTATCCGGATTTTATGAATGGCGCGAAATAAACAAAAAGAAGTATCCTTACTTTATTAAAACAATTCAGTCAGAAATATTTTCTTTAGGATGCATTTATGAAATCTGGGCCGACAAAAGTACTGGAGAACTACATCATACTTTCAGCATTCTGACAACTCCAGCCAATCCGTTAATGGA
This portion of the Bacteroidia bacterium genome encodes:
- a CDS encoding beta-ketoacyl synthase chain length factor; amino-acid sequence: MGIYVKSSACISARNTFGETDLSDFSLRSEKLMAREPVYSMIAPAVLRRMGKAIRMTCGAVSQLELKSNPVNGIIIGTANGGMEDCIRFLNQIVQYDEGTLTPTNFVQSTPNAIASTIGMNLQCRGYNITHVHRGNAFENALLDAFMYLDENKNASLLLGGIDEISDYNYNIERLGGWYKTEIPANGLYESKTEGSIAGEGCAVFCLSKRPQNALFEIVDVNTMHSTDVDSVQSGIKQFCDKHALNLSETMLLSGHNGDVRNEALHQAVENVFDKSTVIRYKHFFGEFPTVSALTLWLIGQIATSDAVLPDHFYLRKTETKIKNYLIWNHYKGYQHGFILSKPCQ
- the gldF gene encoding gliding motility-associated ABC transporter permease subunit GldF, with protein sequence MYSLLKKEINSFLNSLIGYISIAVFLIVIGLFLWVFPGNDLNIAESGYAAVDSLFNITPWVYMFLIPAITMRMFSEEKRTGTLEILLTKPLTEFQIVLAKYLSGLVLVIFSLIPTLVYVFTVYQYAAPLGNIDLGGIAGSYIGLFFLASGFVAIGVFASSLADNQLVAFIIAMFLCLLCYSGFQSVATILSTGVVANLIDQLGIVAHYNSMSRGVIDSRDVIYFISLTALFLVFTRLKLESRKW
- the gldG gene encoding gliding motility-associated ABC transporter substrate-binding protein GldG encodes the protein MKAESGDMKKKSSANLYQFLLLLLVIISLNAAGKFLFWRYDLTTEKRFTLSSTTKEKLKQLKDIVYIKVYLTGDLPAGFQRLSSATRDMLMEMKSYAGSNLEFDFIDPSALTDSKQRNELYNQLADKGLQPTNISERSAEGTSERILFPGAILNYLSKEQPLLLLKDRMGASAEEMVNTSIQNLEYEIINAISKISAKRPATIGILHGQGELDKPYLADFYKSVSASYPTHYLQIKNQLNALKDYDCLVIAKPDSAFDEKDKFIIDQFIMRGGKVLWLLDMMNADMDSLARKNEFIAIPKELNLDDMLFRYGVRLNKDLVMDLQAVPIPILTGYVGNRPQNSMLPWFYYPLVTPTSKHPIVNNLNAIRFAFAGSIDTIVSAHIKKTILLQSSHYCKTVQSPAVVSLNILRKEPDEKDYSNPPANLAVLLEGSFRSNYANRIPYQIATDSTIGFKSDGQTTSMIVIADGDVIRNDYKRSSNTVYPLGLDRYTGQFYGNKNLLLNCIDYLCDNSGLMTLRAKEFKLRLLDKTRFDPDKKMLQIVNVALPVILIILFAMIKLFLRKKKFS
- a CDS encoding DUF4340 domain-containing protein, whose translation is MNKNRILLLLVMLLLSVTGYYYFNSSNSTIKKELRDFAVADTASIDKMFLADKKGNKALLERKSPALWTINGKYPARQDAINFLLKTIKQIEVRSPVGKAALQNVLKELSSTGTKIEIFSKGDKIKTYYVGGPTQDMLGTFMYIENSAVPFVIHIPGFNGYLTTRYFASADEWRSRIIFQYGEGQIASVRVQNNQHPEESFSVKKDDDHYVYYSSLTATVPSEIFQSQLVAYLAKYQLIGFERPTYNLDVAYRDSLLKTQPIRILEVEGVDGKKDKIEMYLKPVDTGTMTSVDERTGLLREFDPDRMYASWNNDTNLVVVQYHVFDKLFSKPDRIKGFGSL
- the dnaN gene encoding DNA polymerase III subunit beta; the protein is MKLIVSSLVLQKHLQSISGVLATNSPLPILDNFLFAVNGTELTLSASDLETTITTRLKVESKDKGIIAIPGKILLDILKTFNEQPLTFTINEKNHTVEISSDYGKYKLNGQNGEDFPRIPILEKSNHIELPSSVLHEAINKTIFATGNDDLRPVMSGVFCQLSQDSTIFVATDAHRLVRYRRTDIKSKEAGSFILPKKPLNLLKNILPQEETRVKVDYNEANAFFSFDNYDLICRLIDGRYPNYEAVIPVDNPNVLTVDRVAFLNSIKRVSIFSNKTTYQVKLAIKGSELAISAEDVDYANEANERLTCSYDGADMDIAFNARFLADIVSNLDTEEIHLHMSLSNRAGLLTPGKDHTNAAEDILMLIMPVMIG
- a CDS encoding SOS response-associated peptidase; its protein translation is METRQQKYAERYKDVIGATFSFETAQPELPLYYFVSGFAHPFLPIVRYDGLFLFEWGLIPSWIKDTKSASEIKTKTLNAVGETVFEKPSFRKSIAKQRCLLAVSGFYEWREINKKKYPYFIKTIQSEIFSLGCIYEIWADKSTGELHHTFSILTTPANPLMEKIHNVKKRMPLIIAKEEEKKWVDPNIAIDEIKSMIKPYNESDMTAHSISQTANSARVNRNVPEILNPVDYPELALFD